A section of the Subtercola frigoramans genome encodes:
- a CDS encoding CCA tRNA nucleotidyltransferase produces the protein MQPVADSLAALAKLAETPPVSLVAAAFAAAGHELALVGGPVRDAFLGRPVHDLDLTTDATPDQILAIVAPLADAHWDIGRAFGTIGARIGGETVEITTYRSDVYDQVTRKPVVEFGTTLEGDLLRRDFTVNAMALRLPSKVLVDPSGGMDDLLDGRLRTPSTPEISFGDDPLRMLRAVRFTAQLDFELDDETRSALAGMASSITHISAERIGEELSKLLRSDRPRRGVELLVESGLADFVLPEVPALRLETDEHHHHKDVYEHSLTVLEQAIDLERERADEGAEPDLVLRLAALLHDIGKPATRRLEPGGVVSFHHHDLVGSKLVKKRLRELRYDNDTIAAVARLIELHLRFFGYTDSAWTDSAVRRYVRDAGPLLARLHILVRADVTTRNRRKADRLSFAYDDLESRIAELAQQEQLDSVRPDLDGEQIKRILGLKPSREVGEAYRFLLELRLDEGPLGEEEATRRLHSWWTARRLAD, from the coding sequence GTGCAACCGGTAGCTGACTCCCTCGCCGCCCTGGCGAAGCTGGCTGAGACGCCTCCCGTCTCGCTGGTCGCCGCTGCCTTCGCGGCAGCTGGCCACGAGCTCGCCCTGGTCGGCGGCCCGGTTCGCGATGCGTTCCTGGGGCGCCCGGTGCACGACCTCGACCTCACCACCGACGCCACCCCCGACCAGATCCTCGCGATCGTCGCGCCCCTGGCCGACGCCCACTGGGACATCGGGCGCGCCTTCGGCACGATCGGCGCACGCATCGGCGGCGAAACGGTCGAGATCACCACGTACCGCTCCGACGTCTACGACCAGGTCACCCGCAAGCCCGTTGTTGAGTTCGGCACGACGCTCGAAGGCGACCTTCTCCGCCGGGACTTCACGGTCAACGCCATGGCGCTGCGTCTGCCCTCGAAGGTGCTCGTCGATCCCTCCGGAGGCATGGATGATCTGCTCGACGGTCGCCTTCGCACACCGTCGACGCCCGAGATCTCGTTCGGCGACGATCCTCTGCGCATGCTGCGGGCCGTTCGGTTCACCGCGCAGCTCGACTTCGAGCTCGACGATGAGACGCGCTCGGCGCTCGCCGGGATGGCCTCGAGCATCACGCACATCTCTGCCGAACGTATCGGTGAAGAACTGTCGAAACTGCTGAGGTCAGACCGGCCTCGAAGGGGAGTCGAACTGTTGGTCGAATCGGGCCTCGCGGACTTCGTGCTGCCGGAGGTGCCGGCCCTTCGCCTCGAGACCGACGAGCACCACCACCACAAGGACGTCTACGAGCACAGCCTCACGGTGCTCGAACAGGCGATCGACCTCGAACGCGAAAGGGCGGACGAGGGCGCTGAACCAGACCTCGTGCTTCGCTTGGCTGCCCTCCTGCACGACATCGGCAAGCCGGCGACCCGACGACTCGAACCGGGTGGGGTCGTGTCGTTCCACCACCACGACCTGGTCGGGTCGAAGCTCGTCAAGAAACGCCTGCGCGAACTCCGCTATGACAACGACACGATCGCCGCGGTTGCCCGCCTGATCGAGCTGCATCTGCGGTTCTTCGGGTACACCGACAGCGCGTGGACGGACTCGGCTGTTCGTCGCTACGTGCGTGACGCCGGGCCGCTGCTTGCACGCCTGCACATCCTCGTGCGCGCCGACGTGACGACACGCAATCGTCGTAAGGCCGATCGCCTCTCCTTCGCCTACGACGACCTCGAGTCGCGAATCGCCGAGCTCGCGCAGCAGGAGCAACTCGACTCGGTGCGACCCGATCTCGACGGCGAACAAATCAAGAGAATCCTGGGTTTGAAGCCCTCCCGGGAGGTCGGCGAAGCCTACCGCTTTCTGCTCGAGCTGCGACTGGATGAGGGCCCGCTCGGCGAGGAGGAGGCCACCCGTCGCCTGCATTCGTGGTGGACCGCGCGAAGACTGGCCGACTAG
- the rpsR gene encoding 30S ribosomal protein S18 — MAGKSSGDRRKPIRKGKDGKNAAPAKSIRVGVIDYKDVNTLRKFISERGKIRARRITGVSVQEQRLIARAVKNAREMALLPYAGSGR, encoded by the coding sequence ATGGCTGGAAAGAGCAGCGGCGATCGCCGCAAGCCGATCCGCAAGGGGAAAGACGGCAAGAATGCCGCCCCGGCAAAGTCGATCCGCGTCGGTGTCATCGACTACAAAGATGTCAACACCCTTCGCAAGTTCATCTCCGAGCGAGGAAAGATCCGTGCACGCCGCATCACCGGCGTCTCGGTCCAGGAACAGCGTCTCATCGCCCGCGCAGTAAAGAATGCCCGCGAGATGGCGTTGCTGCCCTACGCAGGCTCGGGCAGGTAG
- a CDS encoding DUF4214 domain-containing protein translates to MKRILAGISVLLVAAGLVVGLGPAASAQAADTSVISGHVDLGTADHPAGAGEVGVSLWYYAESSWYGGSDWPVIGTTDASGNYSVTVANGVPLVLEFVYQGSASFVDTSTVGSGLARFQRYGTSPTAAGVLTVAADRAGIDATLALGGSISGTVADQSGNPAPGVQVLLYDASDVDHGWLFWKNENSDGSYTLPRVPAGTYRVKFSGYGFEQWLGSTALNPDGVEISLTAGQNSTGANARLSRPGTISGSITCAPCTSADSYSLSVDTFDTKAKTWVTIDPALTMSSGSYSITQLFPAKYRVNLLYSGSRAFSNKTSPTLDLKDGQSLTQPFVLTESPVSAPGVSAPVRAFVTALYQDFLNRRPGESEVVFWGHRFAVGDSRGSVASAFAGSDEYRLIRIDNAYNSILDRGPDPSGRAFWLDAMHRGTVTTDDIEKSFYASEEFYNRNGANQYQWVGGVYQAILGRTATFTEEEFWVQASIKHDLSNLDLVHPGSWQTGFNRDWIVAQIYNSLEAARSRVSLMYQHYLGRVPDEMGVQFWADYDLRAGDAAVRSGFTNSDEYYSLASTRFPGS, encoded by the coding sequence GTGAAAAGAATTCTTGCGGGCATCTCTGTCTTGCTCGTTGCGGCGGGCCTTGTGGTCGGCTTGGGACCCGCCGCGTCAGCGCAGGCTGCCGACACGAGTGTGATCTCCGGTCACGTCGATTTGGGTACTGCCGATCATCCTGCGGGCGCCGGTGAAGTCGGTGTCTCCTTGTGGTACTACGCGGAGAGCTCATGGTACGGGGGCTCGGATTGGCCCGTGATCGGAACCACCGATGCCAGTGGGAACTATTCGGTGACCGTTGCAAACGGAGTGCCACTTGTCCTGGAGTTCGTCTACCAGGGTTCGGCGTCGTTCGTCGATACGAGCACAGTCGGCTCGGGACTCGCCAGGTTCCAGCGTTATGGCACCTCGCCGACGGCCGCGGGTGTGCTCACTGTGGCGGCGGATCGGGCCGGCATCGATGCGACGCTCGCGCTTGGTGGGTCGATCAGCGGTACCGTCGCCGACCAGAGCGGGAACCCTGCGCCCGGGGTCCAGGTTCTTCTCTACGACGCGTCAGATGTCGATCACGGATGGTTGTTCTGGAAGAACGAGAACAGCGACGGTAGCTACACACTGCCGAGGGTGCCCGCGGGAACCTACCGCGTCAAGTTCAGCGGCTACGGGTTCGAGCAATGGCTGGGTTCGACGGCGCTCAACCCCGATGGGGTGGAGATCTCGCTGACGGCGGGGCAGAACAGTACGGGCGCGAACGCCCGCCTCAGTAGGCCCGGCACGATCTCCGGATCGATAACGTGCGCACCGTGCACTTCGGCCGACTCCTATTCACTTTCTGTCGATACGTTCGACACGAAGGCGAAGACCTGGGTCACCATCGATCCGGCGTTGACAATGTCGTCGGGTTCGTACTCGATCACGCAGCTGTTTCCGGCGAAGTACCGGGTGAATCTCCTCTATTCGGGCAGCAGGGCCTTCAGCAACAAGACGTCGCCAACACTCGACCTGAAGGACGGGCAGTCGTTGACCCAGCCATTCGTGTTGACGGAGTCACCAGTCTCGGCCCCGGGAGTATCTGCTCCCGTGAGAGCCTTCGTGACCGCGCTATACCAGGACTTTCTGAACCGTCGCCCAGGTGAGAGCGAGGTCGTTTTCTGGGGCCACCGGTTTGCCGTCGGGGACTCGCGCGGAAGTGTGGCGTCTGCGTTCGCCGGCAGCGACGAATACCGGCTGATCCGGATCGACAACGCCTACAACTCGATTCTCGATCGTGGGCCAGATCCCTCTGGTAGAGCATTCTGGCTCGATGCCATGCACCGCGGAACCGTGACCACCGATGACATCGAGAAATCGTTCTACGCATCGGAGGAGTTCTACAACCGCAACGGGGCGAACCAGTATCAGTGGGTCGGCGGGGTGTACCAGGCGATCCTCGGGCGAACGGCAACATTCACCGAAGAGGAATTCTGGGTGCAGGCATCGATCAAGCACGACCTGTCTAACCTGGACTTGGTGCACCCAGGTAGCTGGCAGACCGGCTTCAACCGCGATTGGATCGTCGCGCAGATCTACAATTCACTCGAAGCGGCGCGATCGCGCGTCTCGCTGATGTACCAGCACTACCTCGGCCGTGTTCCCGACGAAATGGGCGTGCAGTTCTGGGCGGACTACGACCTTCGCGCGGGCGACGCCGCCGTGCGTTCCGGATTCACCAACAGCGATGAATACTATTCATTGGCATCGACCAGGTTCCCGGGCAGCTGA
- the rplI gene encoding 50S ribosomal protein L9 — protein MSKLILTHEVSGLGSAGDVVDVKNGFARNYLIPQGFAVTWSRGGEKQIESIKAARVARELATIEEAQHLKQVLEANVVKLAIKAGKEGRLFGSVKTSDIADAVAAAGHGSLDKRKIEITSPIKATGTHEAQVRLRDDLSATITIQVVAAK, from the coding sequence ATGTCAAAACTCATCCTCACCCACGAGGTCTCAGGCCTCGGTTCCGCCGGTGACGTCGTAGACGTCAAGAACGGGTTCGCTCGCAACTACCTGATTCCCCAGGGTTTTGCTGTGACCTGGAGCCGCGGCGGCGAGAAGCAGATCGAATCGATCAAGGCTGCTCGTGTTGCCCGCGAGCTCGCGACGATCGAAGAAGCGCAGCACCTCAAGCAGGTTCTCGAGGCCAACGTCGTCAAGCTGGCCATCAAGGCCGGCAAGGAAGGCCGTCTCTTCGGTTCGGTCAAGACCAGCGACATCGCCGACGCGGTAGCCGCCGCGGGCCACGGCTCGCTCGACAAGCGCAAGATCGAGATCACCAGTCCCATCAAGGCGACGGGCACGCACGAAGCGCAGGTGCGACTTCGCGACGACCTGAGCGCAACGATCACCATCCAGGTGGTTGCTGCCAAGTAG
- a CDS encoding glycosyltransferase — MKRIGLVSVHTSPLAPPGADDAGGMNVYVVALAEALADRGFDVELLTRSSNPLDPEIGHTPRGVPVRLLRAGPQQPVPKDDLARHMYAFRDALRALPAFDLLHSHYWVSGAAVLSVAEEQGIPHVQSLHTVAALKNLHLAPGDHPEPAERLWAEKRLVTDSQVTLASTEAERAAIITAYGVDPSLVEVVVPGVDTELFHPGPQGAGSSAPERAIVLALGRIQPLKGQDLAIRAIAALPGARRPRLVIAGAATPGETKFEKSLRRLATELDVADDVDFVGTQSRAEVAHWMRAASVVLIPSHSETFGLVALEAAASATPVLATRSSGMQASVCDGVSGILLDSRDPGEWGRALDSLLGKPGRLAELSASAREFGLLHDWGKTADATADAYRRAGSRMIATQRTPLE, encoded by the coding sequence ATGAAACGCATCGGTCTCGTCTCCGTGCACACCTCCCCTCTGGCCCCACCCGGGGCCGATGATGCGGGCGGCATGAACGTCTACGTCGTCGCGCTCGCAGAGGCCCTGGCCGATCGAGGATTCGATGTCGAGTTGCTCACCCGCTCGTCGAACCCCCTCGACCCGGAGATCGGCCACACCCCGCGCGGGGTGCCTGTGCGGCTGCTGCGTGCAGGGCCCCAGCAGCCCGTACCCAAAGACGATCTCGCGCGTCACATGTACGCGTTCCGGGATGCCCTGCGAGCCCTGCCCGCATTCGACCTCCTGCACTCGCATTACTGGGTCTCGGGCGCCGCGGTGCTCTCTGTGGCCGAAGAACAGGGCATCCCGCACGTGCAGAGTCTCCACACGGTGGCGGCCCTCAAGAATCTCCACCTGGCTCCTGGCGATCATCCGGAACCGGCGGAGCGCCTGTGGGCCGAGAAGCGCCTCGTGACCGATTCGCAGGTGACCCTCGCATCGACAGAGGCGGAGCGCGCGGCGATCATCACGGCGTACGGCGTCGATCCTTCGCTGGTGGAGGTGGTGGTTCCCGGCGTCGACACCGAACTCTTCCACCCGGGGCCACAGGGCGCGGGTTCGTCGGCCCCTGAACGCGCGATCGTGCTGGCTCTGGGGAGGATCCAGCCTCTGAAGGGCCAGGATCTCGCGATCCGAGCCATCGCAGCCCTACCGGGGGCTCGGCGACCACGACTCGTCATCGCGGGCGCAGCGACGCCCGGCGAGACGAAGTTCGAGAAGTCTCTCCGACGCCTCGCCACCGAACTCGATGTCGCCGATGATGTCGACTTCGTCGGAACCCAGTCACGCGCCGAAGTTGCCCACTGGATGCGTGCGGCCTCCGTTGTTCTGATTCCGTCGCACTCCGAGACCTTCGGCCTGGTGGCGCTCGAGGCTGCGGCTTCGGCTACTCCTGTACTCGCCACGCGATCCTCGGGAATGCAGGCATCGGTTTGCGACGGCGTGAGCGGGATCCTGCTCGATTCGCGGGATCCTGGGGAGTGGGGCCGTGCACTCGATTCGTTGCTGGGCAAACCCGGCCGGCTCGCCGAACTCTCGGCGAGCGCCAGGGAGTTCGGCCTCCTGCATGACTGGGGAAAGACGGCCGACGCCACCGCCGATGCCTATCGCCGGGCTGGCAGCCGCATGATCGCGACACAGCGAACGCCCCTAGAATAA
- a CDS encoding inositol-3-phosphate synthase, whose protein sequence is MGIKVAIAGVGNCANSLVQGVTFYRDAPEDEVVPGLMHVRFGEFHVGDIEFVAAFDVDAAKVGLDLADAIWASENNTLKFADVAPAGVEVLRGPTFDGLGEYYRQLVDESEAPVVDVVAALRDSGAEVLVCYLPVGSEEAVKFYAQAAIDAKVAFVNAVPVFVASDPVWAEKFRSAGVPIVGDDIKSQVGATITHRVLARLLESRGIAIDHTYQLNVGGNMDFKNMLERKRLQSKKISKTQSVTSNIDVTLPERDIHIGPSDHVPWLDDRKFAFVRLEGHGFGNAPISLEYKLEVWDSPNSAGVVIDALRAAAIALRAGIGGPVESASAYFMKSPSKQYPDDIARELLEQFVADAG, encoded by the coding sequence ATGGGCATCAAGGTTGCGATCGCCGGCGTCGGAAACTGCGCAAACTCGCTTGTGCAGGGGGTCACCTTCTACCGCGATGCGCCTGAAGATGAGGTTGTTCCCGGCCTCATGCACGTGCGTTTCGGAGAGTTCCACGTGGGCGACATCGAATTCGTGGCCGCGTTCGATGTCGACGCAGCCAAAGTCGGGCTCGACCTGGCCGACGCGATCTGGGCGAGCGAGAACAACACCCTGAAGTTCGCCGACGTCGCCCCGGCCGGCGTCGAGGTGCTGCGCGGCCCCACATTCGACGGACTCGGCGAGTACTACCGCCAATTGGTCGACGAATCTGAAGCGCCCGTCGTCGACGTGGTCGCCGCTCTTCGTGACAGCGGTGCTGAGGTGCTCGTCTGCTACCTGCCCGTCGGGTCTGAAGAAGCCGTCAAGTTCTACGCCCAGGCCGCCATCGATGCGAAGGTCGCCTTCGTCAACGCCGTACCGGTCTTCGTGGCGAGCGACCCGGTCTGGGCCGAGAAGTTCCGTTCGGCCGGCGTGCCGATCGTGGGCGACGACATCAAGAGCCAGGTCGGCGCCACCATCACCCACCGTGTGCTGGCCCGCCTGCTCGAAAGCCGTGGCATCGCCATCGATCACACCTACCAGCTGAACGTCGGCGGCAACATGGACTTCAAGAACATGCTCGAGCGCAAGCGCCTGCAGTCGAAGAAGATCTCCAAGACGCAGTCCGTGACCAGCAACATCGACGTCACGCTGCCCGAACGCGACATCCACATCGGCCCGAGCGACCACGTGCCGTGGCTGGATGACCGCAAGTTCGCCTTCGTTCGCCTCGAGGGCCATGGCTTCGGAAACGCCCCGATCAGCCTGGAGTACAAACTCGAGGTCTGGGACTCGCCGAACTCGGCCGGCGTGGTCATCGATGCACTCCGCGCTGCAGCGATCGCCCTCAGGGCAGGCATCGGGGGCCCGGTCGAATCGGCCTCGGCCTACTTCATGAAGAGCCCGTCGAAGCAGTACCCCGACGACATCGCCCGAGAACTGCTCGAGCAGTTCGTCGCCGACGCAGGTTAG
- a CDS encoding single-stranded DNA-binding protein — protein MAGETVITVVGNLTGDPELRYTQNGLAVANFTIASTPRTFDRASNDWKDGEALFLRASVWREFAEHVAGSLTKGSRVVATGRLRQRSYETKEGEKRTSIELEVDEIGPSLRYATAQVTRASSSGNSGGGRSQVSSGGDEPWAASAPASANSGGGADVWNTPGSYSDETPF, from the coding sequence ATGGCTGGCGAAACCGTAATCACCGTCGTCGGTAACCTCACCGGCGATCCTGAACTGCGTTACACGCAGAACGGGCTGGCGGTTGCCAACTTCACCATCGCTTCCACTCCTCGCACGTTCGATCGTGCGTCGAACGACTGGAAAGATGGCGAAGCGCTGTTTCTTCGTGCAAGCGTGTGGCGTGAATTCGCCGAGCACGTGGCCGGTTCGCTGACGAAGGGTTCCCGTGTCGTTGCGACCGGGCGTCTGCGCCAGCGTTCCTACGAGACGAAAGAGGGCGAAAAGCGCACCTCGATCGAGCTCGAGGTCGACGAGATCGGCCCCAGCCTTCGTTACGCAACCGCCCAGGTCACTCGCGCTTCGTCTTCGGGTAATTCCGGTGGCGGCCGGAGCCAGGTCAGCAGCGGTGGCGACGAGCCGTGGGCAGCAAGTGCCCCCGCCTCGGCGAACTCCGGTGGCGGCGCTGATGTCTGGAACACTCCAGGCAGCTACAGCGACGAAACCCCCTTCTAA
- a CDS encoding DUF6049 family protein, with protein sequence MNAAAKSGVRRGPRRAVPLAPTASALRRSASRMLAAGILLAGIALAAPAQGAAAETTPVPTPSSTATTDAGAVSLTLAPDNAGSLAPSQDLAMTVTIENTTAVAVPAGVIHVWLDRTRLTTRTELSGWLDPATDTPQDADSASVDAATASIAPGATASIRASIPAAQIGLSAWGAYGLKATLPLGSTILDTRSAVVWSEGAPSTFSALGLIMPITVPPTSAGLLSATTLTDYTGTDGVLTKKLDAVAGRPVTLAIDPMIIVSIRVLGTTAPQSSLDWLARLAAAPNASFPLSYADSDLAIERQAGAPAVLSPTSFDYALSASNFQSLPTPDPFTLFAPTPAQTAPAAPASPGAPTTPTPAPGQLPTFSDLTSWDYTRTDLAWPAANTVSTGDSTFFAQSGLTTSILSSDNVTVAAQGITPNAPASVDGSSSILLDAQITDALQTAADAATEAPRDAALAELSAILAVTTGTSPGTTPSLAASLGRDAPTSSFGVMRVLDVLEALPWAAEVPLGDVLTAPQTPGISLRDSPQETSRADAVRSMLTSESQVAAFAPVIDVPELITGRQRASLLGVLAQSWSADTDGRATAEAVYQKASADTLSSVQIVDGSSINLLASNGDVPVNIRNSLAWPVTVILQVTPSNGRIVVEPNRIDITVEAQSQKTAKVPVKAAVASGEVNLRLELYNRNGVLVSQAQPLQINVSADWEGIGTLIIAILAVAFLAFGIIRQIRKRRRARRA encoded by the coding sequence ATGAATGCGGCGGCGAAATCGGGTGTCCGTCGCGGCCCGAGACGCGCCGTGCCACTCGCGCCGACGGCATCTGCCCTGCGCCGTTCGGCGTCACGGATGCTCGCCGCTGGCATCCTTCTGGCCGGCATCGCCCTGGCAGCTCCCGCCCAGGGCGCCGCAGCCGAGACCACGCCAGTGCCGACCCCGAGCTCGACTGCCACCACGGATGCCGGCGCGGTCTCCCTGACCCTCGCCCCCGACAACGCGGGCTCCCTTGCACCGTCTCAGGACCTCGCGATGACGGTGACGATCGAGAACACGACTGCTGTCGCCGTGCCGGCCGGGGTCATCCACGTCTGGCTCGACCGCACCAGGCTGACGACACGCACAGAGCTCTCCGGGTGGCTCGACCCGGCCACCGATACCCCCCAGGATGCTGATTCTGCCAGCGTCGATGCCGCGACGGCCTCAATCGCGCCGGGCGCGACGGCGAGCATCCGGGCGAGCATCCCTGCCGCCCAGATCGGGCTCTCCGCCTGGGGTGCCTACGGGCTGAAGGCGACGCTGCCTCTCGGGTCGACGATTCTCGACACCCGAAGCGCCGTGGTCTGGTCAGAGGGCGCCCCCTCGACCTTCTCTGCGCTCGGCCTCATCATGCCCATCACCGTACCGCCGACGAGCGCCGGGCTGCTTTCTGCGACCACCCTGACGGACTACACCGGCACAGACGGAGTCCTGACGAAAAAACTCGACGCCGTCGCGGGCAGGCCCGTGACCCTGGCCATCGACCCGATGATCATCGTCTCCATCCGGGTACTCGGCACGACGGCGCCCCAGAGTTCGCTCGACTGGCTCGCACGGCTTGCCGCGGCTCCGAACGCGAGCTTTCCCCTGAGCTACGCCGACTCCGACCTCGCCATCGAGCGGCAGGCCGGCGCCCCCGCCGTGCTCTCCCCGACATCGTTCGACTACGCGCTGAGCGCGTCGAACTTCCAGTCGCTGCCCACCCCAGACCCCTTCACCCTGTTCGCGCCGACGCCGGCACAGACCGCACCGGCAGCGCCTGCCTCACCCGGTGCGCCGACAACCCCGACTCCCGCGCCAGGCCAATTGCCGACGTTCTCCGACCTCACCTCGTGGGACTACACCCGCACAGACCTCGCCTGGCCCGCCGCGAACACGGTCTCAACCGGGGATTCGACGTTCTTCGCACAGAGCGGCCTCACCACGAGCATCCTGAGCAGTGACAACGTCACTGTCGCCGCGCAGGGCATCACTCCGAACGCCCCCGCCTCGGTCGACGGGTCGAGTTCGATCCTGCTCGATGCGCAGATCACGGATGCCCTGCAGACCGCCGCTGACGCGGCAACCGAGGCTCCGCGTGATGCGGCGTTGGCCGAACTCTCTGCCATCCTCGCCGTGACCACCGGTACCTCGCCTGGCACTACTCCCTCACTCGCCGCGAGCCTGGGTCGGGATGCACCGACGTCGAGTTTCGGGGTGATGCGTGTTCTCGATGTGCTCGAGGCATTGCCCTGGGCAGCCGAGGTCCCCCTGGGCGACGTGCTGACGGCTCCACAGACACCGGGTATCAGCCTCCGCGACAGCCCGCAGGAAACCTCGCGTGCCGACGCCGTGCGATCGATGCTCACCAGCGAGAGCCAGGTCGCAGCGTTCGCGCCGGTCATCGACGTTCCCGAATTGATCACCGGTCGCCAGCGCGCGAGCCTGCTCGGCGTACTGGCACAGTCGTGGTCAGCAGACACCGATGGCCGCGCGACTGCAGAAGCGGTGTACCAGAAGGCGTCGGCAGACACCCTCTCCTCAGTGCAGATCGTCGACGGCAGTTCGATCAACCTGCTCGCCTCGAATGGCGACGTGCCCGTCAACATCAGGAACTCGCTCGCCTGGCCCGTCACGGTCATCCTCCAGGTCACGCCGTCGAACGGGCGGATCGTGGTCGAACCGAACCGCATCGACATCACCGTCGAGGCGCAGTCGCAGAAGACGGCGAAGGTGCCGGTCAAGGCGGCAGTCGCCAGTGGTGAAGTCAATCTGAGGCTGGAGCTCTACAACAGGAACGGGGTGCTCGTCAGCCAGGCCCAGCCGCTCCAGATCAACGTGAGCGCCGACTGGGAGGGCATCGGTACGCTCATCATCGCAATTCTCGCTGTCGCCTTCCTCGCCTTCGGAATCATCAGGCAGATCCGTAAGCGGCGCAGAGCAAGGCGCGCGTGA
- the murJ gene encoding murein biosynthesis integral membrane protein MurJ, protein MAERSIGRSSALLASGTIASRILGFLKAIVLLQAIGAFAAGDAFTAGNQLPNTIYVIVAGGALSAVLVPQIVRSALHTDGGTAYINKLVTISLLVLAVTALVATLLAPFLVSITAHGFSAEQTALATAFAYWCLPQIFFYGVYTILGEVLNARNSFGPFTLSPILNNIVALVGLIVFIAVFGADPDGTRPLDWWTPSSVALLAGTATLGIAVQGLILFAFWRRVGLVYRPDFGWKGVGLKQTGKIASWSFGMILVTTAAGLVETNVVSTASGGDSASIAALANAWLIFMLPHSVVAVSIATAYFTRMSENASAGDLGRVRADVSASIRQITVIMVLAGVVLFVVAYPFGRVMIDSIAGSTAIGTVLMAFLVGLPAFSILFVLQRAFFSLGDTRTPFYTTVFQAVVFSIGSLAVLLFVPKAWVGVGVALMLSLAGILQTIVAGVLIRRKLGGGIRRVATSFAKDALAALPASVAGAAVYFAFGGPDPAGYALSGRIPAIITMAVVAVVMTVLYAATLRLVRSSELSEAVTPILRRLRRS, encoded by the coding sequence ATGGCCGAACGCAGCATCGGTCGCTCGAGCGCACTGCTCGCCTCCGGCACGATCGCCTCACGTATCCTCGGGTTCCTCAAGGCGATCGTCCTGTTGCAGGCGATCGGTGCGTTTGCCGCCGGTGACGCGTTCACTGCCGGCAACCAGCTCCCCAATACGATCTACGTCATTGTGGCGGGCGGAGCGCTCAGTGCGGTCCTGGTACCGCAGATCGTGCGGAGCGCACTGCACACCGATGGCGGCACCGCCTACATCAACAAACTGGTGACGATCTCGCTCCTCGTACTGGCCGTGACTGCGCTCGTCGCCACGCTTCTCGCGCCGTTCCTGGTCTCGATCACCGCCCATGGGTTCTCGGCAGAGCAGACAGCCCTCGCGACCGCGTTCGCCTACTGGTGCCTGCCCCAGATCTTCTTCTACGGCGTCTACACGATCCTGGGTGAAGTGCTGAACGCGCGAAACTCCTTCGGGCCGTTCACCCTCTCACCCATCCTCAACAACATCGTGGCCCTCGTCGGGCTCATCGTGTTCATCGCCGTCTTCGGCGCAGACCCCGACGGAACGCGGCCTCTCGACTGGTGGACTCCCTCCTCCGTCGCCCTCCTCGCCGGCACAGCAACCCTCGGCATAGCCGTGCAGGGCCTCATCCTGTTCGCCTTCTGGCGCCGCGTCGGGCTCGTCTACCGGCCCGACTTCGGGTGGAAGGGTGTCGGCCTCAAACAGACTGGAAAGATCGCCAGCTGGTCGTTCGGCATGATCCTCGTCACGACGGCGGCCGGTCTCGTCGAGACGAATGTGGTCTCGACGGCATCCGGCGGCGACTCCGCCTCGATCGCTGCCCTCGCGAATGCGTGGCTGATCTTCATGCTCCCCCACTCGGTGGTCGCCGTCTCGATCGCCACCGCCTATTTCACCCGGATGAGCGAGAATGCGTCTGCCGGGGACCTCGGCCGGGTGCGCGCCGATGTCTCTGCGAGCATCCGGCAGATCACCGTCATCATGGTGCTCGCCGGGGTGGTGCTGTTCGTGGTCGCCTACCCGTTCGGCCGGGTGATGATCGATTCCATCGCCGGCTCGACGGCCATCGGAACCGTACTCATGGCCTTTCTCGTCGGCCTGCCTGCCTTCAGTATTCTCTTCGTTCTGCAGAGGGCGTTCTTCTCCCTCGGCGACACACGCACGCCGTTCTACACAACCGTCTTCCAGGCTGTCGTCTTCAGCATCGGCAGCCTCGCCGTGCTCCTGTTCGTGCCGAAAGCCTGGGTGGGTGTCGGTGTCGCGCTGATGCTCTCGCTCGCGGGAATCCTGCAGACCATTGTGGCGGGAGTTCTCATTCGCCGAAAGCTCGGCGGGGGCATTCGCCGGGTGGCGACGAGCTTCGCGAAGGATGCCCTGGCCGCCCTGCCCGCATCGGTCGCCGGTGCCGCGGTGTACTTCGCCTTCGGCGGCCCAGACCCGGCGGGCTACGCCCTCTCCGGCCGCATTCCTGCGATCATCACGATGGCCGTGGTCGCCGTCGTCATGACGGTTCTGTACGCTGCCACACTTCGACTGGTGCGCTCCTCAGAGCTGAGTGAGGCCGTCACTCCGATCCTGAGACGGCTGCGGCGCAGCTGA